In Mus musculus strain C57BL/6J chromosome 1, GRCm38.p6 C57BL/6J, a single genomic region encodes these proteins:
- the Apobec4 gene encoding putative C->U-editing enzyme APOBEC-4 produces MEPLYEEILTQGGTIVKPYYWLSLSLGCTNCPYHIRTGEEARVPYTEFHQTFGFPWSTYPQTKHLTFYELRSSSKNLIQKGLASNCTGSHNHPEAMLFEKNGYLDAVIFHNSNIRHIILYSNNSPCNEAKHCCISKMYNFLMNYPEVTLSVFFSQLYHTEKQFPTSAWNRKALQSLASLWPQVTLSPICGGLWHAILEKFVSNISGSTVPQPFIAGRILADRYNTYEINSIIAAKPYFTDGLLSRQKENQNREAWAAFEKHPLGSAAPAQRQPTRGQDPRTPAVLMLVSNRDLPPIHVGSTPQKPRTVVRHLNMLQLSSFKVKDVKKPPSGRPVEEVEVMKESARSQKANKKNRSQWKKQTLVIKPRICRLLER; encoded by the coding sequence ATGGAGCCCCTGTATGAGGAGATTCTAACCCAAGGTGGAACAATAGTCAAACCTTACTACTGGCTCAGCCTTTCTCTAGGTTGCACCAACTGCCCTTACCACATTCGGACAGGCGAGGAAGCGAGAGTTCCCTACACAGAATTTCATCAGACTTTTGGATTCCCATGGTCAACGTACCCTCAAACAAAACACCTCACATTTTATGAGCTGAGAAGTTCCTCCAAGAACCTGATACAAAAGGGCCTTGCTAGCAACTGCACCGGGAGTCACAACCACCCAGAAGCAATGCTATTTGAGAAGAACGGTTACCTTGATGCAGTCATATTCCATAACAGCAACATCAGACATATCATTCTGTATTCCAACAACTCCCCTTGTAACGAGGCTAAGCACTGCTGCATCAGCAAAATGTACAACTTCCTGATGAACTATCCGGAAGTCACCcttagtgttttcttttctcagctctaCCATACTGAAAAACAGTTTCCTACCTCAGCATGGAACCGTAAGGCTCTCCAGAGCCTGGCCAGCTTATGGCCCCAGGTCACTTTGAGTCCAATATGTGGTGGCCTTTGGCATGCTATTCTTGAAAAGTTTGTTAGCAACATCTCTGGATCAACTGTTCCTCAGCCCTTTATAGCTGGGAGAATCCTGGCTGACAGGTATAACACTTATGAAATCAACTCCATCATAGCAGCAAAGCCTTACTTCACTGATGGTCTTCTGAGCCGACAAAAAGAGAATCAGAACCGAGAAGCCTGGGCAGCTTTTGAAAAGCACCCCTTAGGCAGTGCTGCTCCTGCCCAGAGGCAGCCCACAAGGGGTCAGGACCCCAGGACTCCTGCCGTCCTCATGCTGGTGTCTAACAGAGATCTACCGCCAATTCATGTGGGTTCAACCCCACAAAAACCCAGGACCGTGGTAAGGCACTTGAATATGCTTCAACTGTCATCCTTCAAAGTCAAAGATGTAAAGAAACCTCCCTCGGGCAGGCCAGTGGAGGAGGTGGAAGTCATGAAGGAGTCTGCAAGGAgccaaaaggcaaacaaaaagaacagaagcCAATGGAAGAAACAGACTCTAGTTATCAAGCCAAGAATTTGCCGTTTACTGGAGaggtaa